From one Aquicella siphonis genomic stretch:
- the lptC gene encoding LPS export ABC transporter periplasmic protein LptC — protein MTYKYTAISAIMIAAVGLASWKTYFSFQPQITAPARKAELPDAFMENVTALVMDKQGKPSMKIVTPKMIHYLTNDTTLLTSPELTLYRKSPQPWYITSKNAKATQGVDNVHFWNNVVIHHAADANNPATLIKTTTLTVHPNAQVAETSDMITMVQPNLIVKATGMHADMNTGNIKLLSQARGEYVPSS, from the coding sequence ATGACCTATAAATATACCGCCATCAGCGCTATCATGATCGCAGCCGTAGGGTTGGCAAGCTGGAAAACCTATTTCTCTTTTCAACCGCAAATCACTGCGCCCGCGCGCAAGGCAGAACTGCCTGACGCCTTTATGGAAAATGTCACCGCGCTAGTCATGGACAAGCAGGGCAAACCCAGCATGAAAATTGTCACCCCCAAAATGATCCATTATTTGACAAATGATACAACCCTGCTGACTTCACCTGAATTGACACTGTATCGTAAATCTCCCCAACCCTGGTATATCACTTCCAAAAATGCAAAAGCCACTCAAGGCGTTGATAATGTACACTTCTGGAACAACGTCGTCATTCATCATGCAGCTGACGCCAATAATCCCGCCACGCTCATCAAGACCACGACCTTGACGGTACATCCCAATGCTCAGGTTGCAGAAACCAGTGACATGATCACCATGGTTCAACCCAATCTCATCGTAAAGGCAACAGGCATGCATGCGGATATGAACACTGGCAATATCAAACTTTTATCTCAAGCCAGAGGAGAATATGTACCCAGCTCATAA
- a CDS encoding ABC transporter ATP-binding protein, whose product MSFQHENGKVVFQDVDIVIPRGKVTAIMGPSGTGKTTLLRLIGGQLSPSSGEVRVAGKTIHSLSHKELYQLRKSMGMLFQGGGLFTHLNVYENVAFPLREHTRLSESMIHTIVLMKLQMVGLRGAWRLMPNELSGGMARRVALARAVALDPELIMYDEPFTGQDPISMGVLVKLVRMLNDALGLTSIIVSHDVQETMHIADYVYVIVNQRVVGQGSPAAIANDSSLQLQQFIQGLPDGPVPFDYPAIPLVEDFLQGAEA is encoded by the coding sequence ATGTCTTTTCAACATGAAAACGGGAAAGTCGTTTTTCAAGATGTGGACATCGTCATCCCGCGCGGGAAGGTCACTGCGATCATGGGTCCTAGCGGAACGGGCAAGACCACATTGCTTCGTCTCATAGGCGGCCAGTTGTCGCCGTCTTCCGGTGAAGTCAGGGTGGCGGGCAAGACCATACACTCGCTCTCGCACAAAGAACTGTACCAGCTGCGGAAAAGCATGGGCATGCTGTTTCAGGGCGGCGGCCTGTTTACTCATCTGAACGTATATGAAAATGTCGCTTTTCCTTTGCGCGAGCACACTCGGTTGTCTGAGTCCATGATCCATACCATCGTGTTGATGAAACTGCAAATGGTGGGTTTGCGTGGTGCCTGGCGCTTAATGCCCAACGAGTTATCCGGGGGGATGGCGAGGCGTGTCGCGCTGGCAAGAGCGGTCGCGCTGGATCCTGAATTAATCATGTATGATGAGCCGTTCACAGGCCAGGATCCGATTTCCATGGGGGTATTGGTGAAGCTGGTGCGAATGTTGAATGACGCCCTGGGCCTGACCAGCATTATCGTTTCGCACGATGTTCAGGAAACCATGCACATAGCGGATTATGTTTATGTGATTGTGAATCAAAGAGTCGTGGGCCAGGGATCGCCGGCAGCGATAGCCAACGATTCGTCCCTGCAGCTGCAGCAATTTATTCAGGGTCTGCCTGATGGCCCTGTTCCTTTTGATTATCCGGCCATACCGCTGGTTGAAGATTTCCTGCAAGGAGCGGAAGCATGA
- a CDS encoding KdsC family phosphatase, with product MQSLKEKAKSIRLFILDVDGILTTGAIYHGSNGFEMRGFHIHDGLGIKLLQKAGITVAVISGKKSEPVEKRMRELNIQHAYLGHENKLPAYEELKQQLQLKDHEIAYMGDDLPDLPLLKRAGLSITVPGTPEVISQAVDFITKKKPGKGAVREVCDWLLEAQDRYQSVIQSYLV from the coding sequence ATGCAGAGTCTGAAGGAAAAAGCCAAATCCATACGACTGTTCATCCTGGATGTGGACGGTATCCTGACGACTGGCGCCATTTACCATGGCAGTAACGGATTTGAAATGCGCGGTTTTCATATTCACGACGGCCTGGGAATCAAGCTGCTGCAAAAAGCCGGTATAACAGTAGCCGTGATATCCGGGAAAAAATCCGAGCCGGTGGAAAAGCGCATGAGAGAATTGAATATACAGCATGCCTACCTGGGTCATGAAAACAAACTGCCTGCTTATGAAGAACTCAAACAACAGCTGCAATTGAAAGACCATGAAATTGCCTATATGGGAGACGATTTGCCGGATTTGCCGCTGCTGAAGCGCGCAGGCCTGTCTATCACCGTGCCTGGCACACCGGAAGTAATTAGTCAAGCTGTTGATTTTATTACTAAAAAAAAGCCGGGTAAAGGAGCGGTGCGTGAGGTATGCGACTGGCTGCTGGAAGCTCAGGACCGCTATCAATCTGTGATACAATCTTACCTGGTTTAA
- a CDS encoding KpsF/GutQ family sugar-phosphate isomerase, whose translation MESEKICRLGRAVVETEAQMINRLVTRIDDQFVKACQYLHHCQGRIVVMGVGKSGHISKKIAATFASTGSPAFFIHPSEAKHGDIGMITRQDVVLALSNSGESEEILSILPFIKRMDIPLISLTGKPHSTLARAATVNIDVSVEKEACPLGLAPTSSTTAALVMGDALAMALLDKRGFTEEDFALSHPGGTLGRRLLLLVNEVMHQGDAMPIVSTQATLKEALVEMTHKKLGMTTVVNEKNELAGVFTDGDVRRALDKEVDIHKTRIDQLMSKNPKTIARDILAAEALNIMETFKITSLVVIDSAHKPVGIIHIHDILRAGVV comes from the coding sequence ATGGAAAGTGAGAAAATTTGCAGACTTGGGCGCGCGGTGGTTGAAACAGAAGCGCAGATGATCAACCGGCTTGTCACCAGGATAGATGATCAATTTGTCAAAGCTTGTCAATATTTACACCATTGTCAGGGCCGTATCGTAGTCATGGGCGTTGGCAAGTCTGGCCACATTAGCAAAAAAATCGCCGCCACATTCGCGAGCACTGGCAGCCCCGCATTTTTCATCCACCCAAGCGAAGCCAAACACGGCGATATCGGCATGATTACCAGACAAGATGTGGTGCTCGCGCTATCCAATTCCGGCGAATCCGAAGAAATCCTGTCCATTCTTCCTTTTATCAAACGCATGGATATTCCTCTGATTTCACTAACCGGAAAACCCCATTCCACTCTAGCCCGCGCCGCCACCGTCAACATCGATGTCAGTGTGGAAAAAGAAGCCTGCCCGCTGGGGCTTGCACCCACTTCCAGCACCACAGCCGCCCTGGTCATGGGAGATGCGCTGGCCATGGCTTTGCTGGATAAACGGGGGTTTACTGAAGAAGATTTCGCCCTTTCCCACCCCGGCGGCACACTGGGCCGGCGTTTATTATTGCTGGTCAACGAAGTCATGCACCAGGGTGATGCCATGCCTATCGTTTCCACCCAAGCTACGTTAAAGGAAGCGTTGGTGGAAATGACCCATAAAAAACTGGGCATGACGACGGTCGTTAACGAAAAAAATGAATTGGCTGGCGTTTTTACTGACGGTGATGTGAGACGTGCGCTGGATAAGGAAGTGGATATTCATAAAACCAGGATTGACCAACTCATGTCGAAAAATCCAAAAACCATCGCACGCGACATTTTGGCCGCTGAAGCACTCAATATCATGGAAACCTTTAAAATCACTTCGCTGGTGGTGATCGACTCCGCGCACAAGCCGGTTGGCATTATTCATATCCATGACATACTTCGGGCGGGAGTCGTTTAA